A single Streptomyces mirabilis DNA region contains:
- the hisS gene encoding histidine--tRNA ligase → MSTFKAPKGTYDLIPPESAKYLAVREAIAAPLRNSGYGYIETPGFENVELFARGVGESTDIVTKEMYAFETKGGDRLALRPEGTASVLRAALEANLHKAGNLPVKLWYSGSYYRYERPQKGRYRHFSQVGAEAIGAEDPALDAELIILADQAYRSLGLRDFRILLNSLGDQECRPVYRAALQDFLRGLDLDEDTLRRAEINPLRVLDDKRDDVQKQLVGAPLLRDYLCDACKTYHEEVRELITEAGVAFEDDPKLVRGLDYYTRTTFEFVHDGLGSQSAVGGGGRYDGLSEMLGGPALPSVGWALGVDRTVLALEAEGVSLELPAATSVFAVPLGEEARRVLFAKVAELRKLGIAADFSYGSKGLKGAMKNANRSGARYAIVAGERDLAEGVVQLKDMESGEQAAVGVNEIVAELETRLG, encoded by the coding sequence GTGAGCACCTTCAAGGCCCCCAAGGGCACCTACGACCTGATCCCGCCGGAGAGCGCCAAGTACCTCGCCGTGCGCGAGGCGATCGCCGCGCCGCTGCGCAACTCCGGCTACGGCTACATCGAGACGCCCGGCTTCGAGAACGTCGAGCTCTTCGCGCGCGGTGTGGGTGAGTCCACCGACATCGTGACCAAGGAGATGTACGCCTTCGAGACCAAGGGCGGCGACCGGCTCGCCCTGCGCCCCGAGGGCACGGCGTCCGTACTGCGCGCCGCGCTGGAAGCCAACCTGCACAAGGCCGGCAACCTCCCCGTCAAGCTCTGGTACTCGGGCTCCTACTACCGCTACGAGCGCCCCCAGAAGGGCCGTTACCGCCACTTCTCGCAGGTCGGCGCCGAGGCGATCGGTGCGGAGGATCCGGCGCTCGACGCCGAGCTGATCATCCTCGCGGACCAGGCGTACCGCTCGCTGGGCCTGCGGGACTTCCGCATCCTGCTGAACTCGCTGGGCGACCAGGAGTGCCGTCCCGTGTACCGGGCCGCCCTGCAGGACTTCCTGCGCGGCCTGGACCTGGACGAGGACACGCTGCGCCGCGCCGAGATCAACCCCCTCCGGGTCCTCGACGACAAGCGCGACGACGTGCAGAAGCAGCTGGTGGGCGCGCCGTTGCTCCGTGACTACCTCTGCGACGCGTGCAAGACGTACCACGAGGAGGTGCGCGAGCTGATCACGGAGGCGGGGGTTGCCTTCGAGGACGACCCCAAGCTGGTGCGCGGCCTGGACTACTACACGCGGACCACCTTCGAGTTCGTCCACGACGGTCTGGGCTCCCAGTCCGCGGTGGGCGGCGGTGGGCGCTACGACGGGCTGTCCGAGATGCTCGGCGGGCCCGCGCTGCCTTCGGTGGGCTGGGCGCTCGGTGTCGACCGTACGGTGCTCGCCCTGGAGGCGGAGGGGGTCTCGCTCGAACTCCCCGCGGCCACGAGCGTGTTCGCCGTTCCGCTCGGTGAGGAGGCCCGTCGGGTGCTCTTCGCCAAGGTGGCCGAGCTGCGGAAGCTCGGTATCGCCGCCGACTTCTCCTACGGGTCCAAGGGGCTCAAGGGGGCGATGAAGAACGCGAACCGGTCGGGAGCGCGGTACGCGATCGTCGCCGGTGAGCGGGATCTCGCCGAGGGCGTTGTGCAGCTCAAGGACATGGAGTCCGGTGAGCAGGCGGCGGTCGGGGTGAACGAGATCGTGGCGGAGCTCGAGACGCGACTGGGCTGA
- a CDS encoding MBL fold metallo-hydrolase: protein MLIAGFPAGAWGTNCYLVAPAAGEECVIIDPGHQAAQGVEDALKKHRLKPVAVVLTHGHIDHVASVVPVCGAHDVPAWIHPDDRYMMSDPERALGRSIGMPLMGELTVGEPDEVRTLTDGTRLELAGLELSVAHAPGHTKGSVTFQMPEARDGSDIPSVLFSGDLLFAGSIGRTDLPGGDMDEMLGSLARVCLPLDDSTVVLSGHGPQTTIGQERATNPYLRQVAADRQARGAEPAPRRGM, encoded by the coding sequence GTGCTCATTGCCGGGTTCCCCGCCGGGGCCTGGGGCACCAACTGTTACCTGGTCGCCCCCGCCGCCGGTGAGGAGTGCGTGATCATCGACCCGGGCCACCAGGCCGCCCAGGGAGTCGAGGACGCACTCAAGAAGCATCGGCTCAAGCCCGTCGCCGTCGTCCTCACCCACGGCCACATCGACCACGTGGCCTCGGTCGTGCCCGTCTGCGGCGCCCATGACGTACCGGCCTGGATCCACCCCGACGACCGGTACATGATGAGCGACCCGGAGCGGGCGCTCGGCCGGTCCATCGGCATGCCGCTGATGGGCGAGCTGACCGTGGGGGAGCCGGACGAGGTGCGGACGCTGACCGACGGCACGCGGCTGGAGCTGGCCGGTCTGGAGCTGTCCGTCGCGCACGCGCCCGGCCATACGAAGGGGTCGGTGACCTTCCAGATGCCCGAGGCCCGCGACGGATCAGACATTCCGTCGGTCCTCTTCTCGGGCGATCTGCTCTTCGCCGGCTCCATCGGACGCACCGACCTGCCCGGCGGTGACATGGACGAGATGCTCGGCTCGCTGGCCCGTGTGTGCCTGCCGCTCGACGACTCGACCGTGGTGCTGTCCGGCCACGGCCCCCAGACGACCATCGGCCAGGAGCGCGCCACCAACCCGTATCTGCGGCAGGTGGCGGCGGACCGCCAAGCGCGCGGCGCCGAGCCCGCTCCCCGACGAGGAATGTGA
- a CDS encoding response regulator — protein MIRIVLADDHPVVREGLRAMLSAEPDLDVIADASSGPQAEALAAELRPDIVLMDLRMPGGGGVDSIVRMTEAGLSCRVIVLTTYETDRDILRAVEAGAAGYLLKDLPRAELADAVRSAARGETVLAPSVAARLVDQLRTKPERPRLSERETAVLRLVAEGCTNAEIGRRLFIGESTVKTHLLRAFTKLGVDDRTAAVTSAMRFGLLD, from the coding sequence GTGATCCGCATCGTCCTGGCCGACGACCATCCCGTCGTACGGGAAGGGCTGCGCGCGATGCTCAGTGCCGAGCCCGACCTCGATGTGATCGCCGACGCGTCGAGCGGCCCGCAGGCGGAGGCGCTGGCGGCCGAGCTCCGGCCGGACATCGTCCTGATGGATCTGCGGATGCCGGGGGGCGGGGGTGTCGACTCGATCGTGCGGATGACCGAGGCGGGGTTGAGCTGCCGGGTCATCGTGCTGACGACGTACGAGACGGACCGGGACATCCTGCGAGCGGTCGAGGCCGGAGCCGCGGGCTATCTCCTGAAGGACCTCCCTCGCGCCGAACTCGCCGACGCCGTCCGCTCCGCCGCGCGCGGCGAGACCGTGCTGGCCCCGTCCGTCGCCGCCCGGCTCGTCGACCAGCTCCGTACGAAGCCGGAGCGGCCGAGGTTGTCCGAGCGTGAGACGGCGGTGCTGCGGCTGGTGGCGGAGGGGTGCACGAACGCCGAGATCGGGCGCCGGCTGTTCATCGGCGAGTCCACCGTGAAGACCCACCTGCTGCGGGCCTTCACCAAACTGGGGGTGGACGACCGAACCGCGGCGGTGACGAGCGCGATGCGCTTCGGCCTACTGGACTGA
- a CDS encoding replication-associated recombination protein A, with amino-acid sequence MEPDLFTAAAEERQEKDPSSSPLAVRMRPRTLDEVVGQQHLLKPGSPLRRLVGEGNGGPAGPSSVILWGPPGTGKTTLAYVVSKATNKRFVELSAITAGVKEVRAVIDGARRATGGFGKETVLFLDEIHRFSKAQQDSLLPAVENRWVTLIAATTENPYFSVISPLLSRSLLLTLEPLTDEDLRGLLRRALTDERGLKEAVTLPEDTERHLLRIAGGDARRALTALEAAAGAALDKGEQEITLQTLEETVDRAAVTYDRDGDQHYDVASALIKSIRGSDVDAALHYLARMIEAGEDPRFIARRLMISASEDIGLADPNALPIAVAAAQAVAMIGFPEAALTLSHATIALALAPKSNAATMAIGAAMEDVRKGHAGPVPMHLRDGHYKGAAKLGHAQGYVYPHDLPEGIAAQQYAPEELKDREYYTPTRHGAEARYADAVEWTRKHLGRGRP; translated from the coding sequence GTGGAGCCCGACCTGTTCACCGCCGCAGCCGAAGAACGCCAGGAGAAGGACCCGTCCAGCAGCCCCCTGGCCGTCCGGATGCGCCCGCGTACCCTCGACGAGGTCGTGGGCCAGCAGCATCTGCTGAAGCCGGGCTCACCCCTGCGCAGACTCGTCGGCGAGGGGAACGGCGGCCCGGCCGGACCGTCCTCGGTGATCCTCTGGGGCCCGCCAGGCACCGGCAAGACGACCCTCGCGTACGTCGTCTCCAAGGCCACCAACAAGCGATTCGTGGAGCTCTCCGCGATCACCGCGGGCGTCAAGGAAGTCCGCGCGGTGATCGACGGCGCCCGCCGCGCCACCGGCGGCTTCGGCAAGGAGACCGTCCTCTTCCTGGACGAGATCCACCGCTTCAGCAAGGCCCAGCAGGACTCCCTGCTCCCGGCCGTCGAGAACCGCTGGGTGACGTTGATCGCCGCCACGACCGAGAACCCGTACTTCTCGGTGATCTCCCCGCTCCTGTCCCGCTCCCTGCTCCTCACCCTCGAACCGCTCACCGACGAAGACCTGCGCGGCCTGCTGCGCCGGGCACTCACCGACGAGCGCGGCCTCAAGGAGGCCGTCACCCTCCCCGAGGACACCGAGCGGCACCTGCTGCGCATCGCCGGGGGAGACGCCCGCCGCGCCCTGACCGCCCTGGAGGCCGCCGCCGGCGCGGCGCTCGACAAGGGCGAGCAGGAGATCACCCTCCAGACCCTGGAGGAGACCGTCGACCGCGCCGCCGTGACGTACGACCGCGACGGCGACCAGCACTACGACGTGGCGAGCGCCCTCATCAAGTCCATCCGCGGCTCCGACGTGGACGCCGCGCTGCACTACCTGGCCCGGATGATCGAGGCCGGCGAGGACCCCCGCTTCATCGCCCGCCGACTGATGATCTCCGCCAGCGAGGACATCGGCCTCGCCGACCCGAACGCGCTGCCGATAGCCGTGGCCGCCGCCCAGGCCGTCGCCATGATCGGCTTCCCCGAGGCCGCGCTGACACTCAGCCACGCCACCATCGCCCTCGCCCTGGCCCCGAAGTCCAACGCCGCGACCATGGCCATCGGCGCCGCGATGGAGGACGTACGCAAGGGGCACGCGGGCCCGGTGCCGATGCACCTGCGCGACGGGCACTACAAGGGCGCGGCCAAGCTCGGGCACGCCCAGGGGTATGTGTATCCGCACGACCTGCCCGAGGGCATCGCCGCCCAGCAGTACGCCCCGGAAGAGCTCAAGGACCGCGAGTACTACACACCGACCCGGCACGGCGCCGAGGCGCGCTACGCGGACGCGGTGGAGTGGACCAGGAAGCACCTCGGTAGAGGGCGGCCCTGA
- a CDS encoding peptidylprolyl isomerase, which translates to MVTQEQRRRQLAREKFLRQQQRRTAARRKSHMRNTVIASVVGVIVVGGVVSYATGLFKNDDKKANAGAEVTPSASPSSKAPDPCAKPAEGAVKSLSWKTEPAMSIDKSADYTMKLATTCGDIDVALKTAAAPHTVNSFDFLAGKGFFDHTKCHRLTTNGIYVLQCGDPKGTGSGGPGYTIPDENLKDTSLKGGIYPAGTIAMANTGQKHTGGSQFFLVYQDSQLPASYTPFGTISKSGLTVLKKIAAAGESTGQGDGAPNATVVINKLTVAKS; encoded by the coding sequence GTGGTCACCCAGGAACAGCGGCGGCGTCAGCTCGCCCGGGAGAAGTTCTTGCGGCAGCAGCAGCGGCGTACGGCCGCGCGGCGCAAGTCACACATGCGCAATACGGTGATCGCGTCGGTCGTCGGCGTGATCGTCGTCGGCGGTGTGGTGTCGTACGCGACCGGGCTCTTCAAGAACGATGACAAGAAGGCCAACGCGGGCGCGGAGGTCACGCCGAGCGCCTCCCCGAGCAGCAAGGCGCCGGACCCGTGCGCCAAGCCCGCCGAAGGCGCGGTGAAGTCGCTGAGCTGGAAGACGGAGCCGGCGATGAGCATCGACAAGTCGGCGGACTACACGATGAAGCTGGCGACGACCTGCGGCGACATAGACGTCGCGCTGAAGACGGCCGCGGCCCCGCACACGGTGAACTCGTTCGACTTCCTCGCGGGCAAGGGGTTCTTCGACCACACCAAGTGCCACCGGCTCACCACGAACGGCATCTACGTACTGCAGTGCGGTGACCCGAAGGGCACCGGCAGCGGCGGTCCCGGGTACACGATCCCGGACGAGAACCTGAAGGACACCAGCCTCAAGGGCGGCATCTACCCGGCGGGCACGATCGCGATGGCCAACACCGGCCAGAAGCACACCGGTGGCAGCCAGTTCTTCCTCGTGTACCAGGACAGTCAGCTACCGGCCAGCTACACACCGTTCGGAACTATTTCCAAGTCAGGCCTCACGGTCCTCAAGAAGATCGCCGCGGCCGGAGAGAGCACAGGCCAGGGCGACGGGGCGCCCAACGCGACGGTCGTGATCAACAAGCTGACCGTGGCGAAATCCTGA
- a CDS encoding sensor histidine kinase, whose product MTERIAGPGGAKSSYTWEHSFRLWDSYFAIVCVATLVFVLGTGHPGWPLRLVSAALLVALIPWYVTVGRPVLSGDPPDERRALGYLAGAVMLFLPSGILVGETRLMAFALVPQCFMALRLRWALAVVTVINIAPVVGWALLWWPSGQDVFFNSLFGLVTLVFSAAFGNWTIRIIEQSQERAELIAELDASRHELSRLSSAHGALAERERLSREIHDTLAQGFTSLLMLVQAVEAELDHDVPQARRHLSLMTETARQNLAEARALVAGGAPADLDGASLPDALRRLAARHEATVDVTGPVRALPAGPEVVVLRSCQEALANARKHAGSSSTIAVALTYAQDSLTLSVQDDGPGFDPAAPVGGYGLTGLRARAAEVGGRARVRSAPGEGTTVTVCLPVPRSDS is encoded by the coding sequence ATGACCGAACGGATCGCCGGACCCGGCGGCGCGAAGAGTTCGTACACCTGGGAGCACTCCTTCCGGCTCTGGGACTCGTACTTCGCGATCGTGTGCGTGGCCACCCTGGTGTTCGTCCTCGGTACGGGGCACCCGGGGTGGCCCCTGCGCCTCGTCTCGGCAGCGCTGCTCGTGGCGCTGATTCCCTGGTACGTGACGGTGGGGCGCCCCGTCCTCAGCGGCGACCCGCCCGATGAACGCCGGGCCCTCGGCTATCTCGCGGGGGCCGTCATGTTGTTCCTGCCATCGGGGATCCTCGTCGGTGAGACCCGGCTGATGGCCTTCGCGCTCGTCCCCCAGTGCTTCATGGCGCTGCGGCTGCGCTGGGCGCTGGCGGTCGTGACGGTCATCAACATCGCGCCGGTGGTGGGCTGGGCGCTGCTGTGGTGGCCGAGCGGCCAGGACGTCTTCTTCAACTCGCTCTTCGGCCTGGTCACCCTCGTCTTCTCAGCGGCCTTCGGCAACTGGACCATCCGCATCATCGAGCAGAGCCAGGAACGGGCCGAGCTGATCGCCGAACTGGACGCCAGTCGCCACGAGCTCTCCCGGCTCTCGTCGGCGCACGGCGCGCTGGCCGAGCGGGAACGGCTCTCCCGGGAGATCCACGACACGCTCGCGCAGGGCTTCACGAGCCTGCTGATGCTGGTGCAGGCGGTCGAGGCCGAACTCGACCACGACGTACCGCAGGCCCGCCGCCACCTGTCCCTGATGACGGAGACGGCCCGGCAGAACCTCGCCGAGGCGCGGGCCCTGGTCGCCGGGGGCGCGCCCGCCGACCTCGACGGGGCTTCGCTGCCCGACGCGCTGCGCCGGCTGGCCGCGCGCCACGAAGCGACGGTCGACGTCACCGGCCCCGTGCGCGCGCTGCCCGCCGGGCCCGAGGTCGTGGTCCTGCGTTCCTGCCAGGAGGCGCTCGCCAACGCCCGTAAACACGCGGGGAGTTCGTCGACGATCGCGGTCGCCCTGACGTACGCCCAGGATTCGCTGACGCTCTCCGTACAGGACGACGGCCCCGGCTTCGACCCCGCCGCGCCGGTCGGCGGCTACGGTCTGACCGGGTTGCGCGCCCGGGCCGCGGAAGTGGGTGGCAGGGCCCGTGTGCGCAGCGCGCCCGGCGAGGGCACGACCGTAACCGTCTGCCTGCCCGTTCCAAGGAGTGACTCGTGA
- a CDS encoding ABC transporter permease produces the protein MTLTTVRVRGEASSVRLPGAWGLGLRRGALEIKQFFRQRDQVVFTFAFPVVFLFLFASIFKDDVRGAGITASQLYVPAMMAAGIMSTSFQSLGISIAIERDEKVLRRLRGTPMPPAAYFLGKIWLVLVTGLLETAILLVVGTSLYDVKLPSDPAKWADFAWIFVLGLTACALLGIAISSVPKSGKSATSVVVLPFLVLQFISGVYIAIDTIPDWMLNIGALFPLKWMCQGLRGVFLPESAKVLEQAGGWEFGRIALVLGAWCVGGLLLCLLTFRWKNRRDG, from the coding sequence ATGACCCTGACGACCGTACGCGTACGCGGTGAGGCCTCCTCCGTGCGGCTGCCCGGGGCCTGGGGCCTCGGCCTGCGGCGGGGCGCCCTGGAGATCAAGCAGTTCTTCCGCCAGCGCGACCAGGTGGTGTTCACCTTCGCCTTCCCCGTCGTCTTCCTCTTCCTCTTCGCGTCGATCTTCAAGGACGACGTGCGGGGCGCGGGCATCACCGCCTCCCAGCTGTACGTCCCCGCGATGATGGCCGCGGGCATCATGTCCACCAGCTTCCAGTCCCTCGGCATCTCCATCGCGATCGAGCGGGACGAGAAGGTGCTGCGGCGGCTGCGCGGCACTCCGATGCCGCCGGCCGCGTACTTCCTGGGCAAGATCTGGCTGGTCCTGGTCACCGGCCTCCTGGAGACGGCGATCCTGCTCGTCGTCGGCACGTCGCTGTACGACGTGAAGCTGCCCTCGGATCCCGCCAAGTGGGCCGACTTCGCCTGGATCTTCGTCCTGGGCCTGACGGCCTGCGCCCTGCTCGGCATCGCGATCAGCTCGGTCCCGAAGTCCGGCAAGAGCGCCACGTCCGTCGTCGTACTCCCGTTCCTGGTGCTGCAGTTCATCTCCGGGGTCTACATCGCCATCGACACGATCCCCGACTGGATGCTGAACATCGGCGCCCTGTTCCCGCTGAAGTGGATGTGCCAGGGGCTGCGCGGGGTGTTCCTGCCCGAGTCGGCGAAGGTCCTGGAGCAGGCGGGCGGTTGGGAGTTCGGGCGGATCGCCCTGGTGCTGGGGGCCTGGTGCGTCGGAGGATTGCTGCTGTGTCTGCTGACCTTCCGCTGGAAGAACCGTCGCGACGGATGA
- a CDS encoding DUF349 domain-containing protein codes for MSSDPWGRVDETGTVYVRTADGEQVVGSWQAGSPDEALAYFERKYEGLVVEIGLLERRVKTTDLSAKDAQIAIDHIREQVDAHHAVGDLEALKKRLDKLVETVDARREERKVQRAKQSDEARHSKEALVVEAEELAQSDQWRAAGERLRSLVDTWKGLPRLDRKSDDELWHRFSHARSAFSKRRKAHFASLDAQREDARKTKEKLVAEAESLSASTDWGPTAARYRELMADWKAAGRAQREHEDDLWNRFRGAQDVFFAARSSVFAERDAEQSENLKLKEELAEEAEKLVPVQDLKAARAAFRSINERWEAIGHVPRDARPKVEGRMHAVERALQESEEAEWRRTNPEARARAEGLTGQLQAAVDKLQGQIETARAAGNTSRADKLQKELDGRQALLDQALKGLQEFGG; via the coding sequence GTGAGCAGCGACCCGTGGGGCCGCGTCGACGAGACGGGGACCGTGTACGTGCGTACGGCCGACGGCGAGCAGGTCGTCGGTTCCTGGCAGGCCGGCTCCCCTGATGAGGCGCTGGCCTACTTCGAGCGCAAGTACGAAGGCCTGGTTGTCGAGATCGGCCTCCTCGAGCGACGAGTGAAAACCACCGACCTGTCGGCGAAGGACGCCCAGATCGCGATCGACCATATTCGCGAACAGGTGGACGCCCATCACGCGGTCGGCGATCTGGAGGCGCTGAAGAAGCGGCTGGACAAGCTCGTCGAGACGGTCGACGCGCGCCGTGAGGAGCGCAAGGTCCAGCGTGCGAAGCAGTCCGACGAGGCACGGCACTCCAAGGAGGCGCTGGTCGTCGAGGCGGAGGAGCTGGCGCAGAGCGACCAGTGGCGGGCGGCCGGTGAGCGGCTGCGCTCCCTGGTGGACACCTGGAAGGGACTGCCGCGACTCGACCGCAAGTCGGACGACGAGCTGTGGCACCGCTTCTCGCACGCGCGCTCGGCGTTCTCCAAGCGCCGCAAGGCGCACTTCGCCTCGCTGGACGCGCAGCGCGAGGACGCCCGCAAGACCAAGGAGAAGCTGGTCGCGGAGGCCGAGTCGCTGTCCGCCTCCACGGACTGGGGTCCGACGGCGGCGCGTTACCGCGAGCTGATGGCGGACTGGAAGGCCGCGGGCCGCGCCCAGCGTGAGCACGAGGACGACCTGTGGAACCGCTTCCGCGGCGCCCAGGACGTGTTCTTCGCCGCGCGCAGCTCGGTCTTCGCCGAGCGGGACGCCGAGCAGTCGGAGAACCTGAAGCTCAAGGAGGAGCTGGCCGAGGAGGCCGAGAAGCTCGTCCCGGTGCAGGACCTGAAGGCTGCCCGCGCCGCCTTCCGTTCCATCAACGAGCGCTGGGAGGCCATCGGCCACGTGCCGCGCGACGCCCGCCCGAAGGTCGAGGGCCGGATGCACGCCGTGGAGCGGGCTCTGCAGGAGTCCGAGGAGGCCGAGTGGCGCCGGACCAACCCGGAGGCACGCGCGCGTGCCGAGGGTCTGACCGGTCAGCTGCAGGCCGCCGTGGACAAGCTCCAGGGCCAGATCGAGACGGCGCGCGCCGCGGGCAACACTTCGAGGGCCGACAAGCTCCAGAAGGAGCTCGATGGCCGTCAGGCGCTGCTGGACCAGGCGTTGAAGGGTCTGCAGGAGTTCGGCGGCTGA
- a CDS encoding ABC transporter ATP-binding protein, which yields MTTHANQLAVDVRGLRKQYGDVTAVDGIDLGIRRGEVFGLLGPNGAGKSTTVEILQGNRGRDAGEVSVLGADPATGTRAWRSRVGIVWQDESAPAELTVDETVRHFARYYPRPRDPEEVIGLVGLEAKAGSRIKALSGGQRRRLDVALGVIGGPELLLLDEPTTGFDPAARRQFWDLIRKLADEGTTILLTTHYLEEAEALAHRLAIVARGRVVAEGEPAALRERFGTEATVEWTEADGTPRSERTDTPTRTVAELTRRFDGEIPGLSVTRPTLEDVYLRLTGQENAR from the coding sequence ATGACAACACACGCGAACCAACTCGCGGTGGACGTACGGGGGCTGCGCAAGCAGTACGGGGACGTGACCGCCGTCGACGGCATCGATCTCGGCATCCGCCGCGGCGAGGTGTTCGGCCTGCTCGGACCCAATGGCGCGGGAAAGAGCACCACGGTGGAGATCCTCCAGGGCAACCGCGGGCGGGACGCGGGCGAGGTGTCCGTGCTCGGCGCGGACCCGGCGACGGGCACACGCGCGTGGCGCTCGCGGGTCGGTATCGTCTGGCAGGACGAATCGGCGCCCGCGGAGTTGACGGTCGACGAGACCGTACGGCACTTCGCCCGCTACTACCCGCGGCCCCGCGACCCGGAGGAGGTCATCGGGCTCGTCGGTCTGGAGGCGAAGGCGGGCAGCCGCATCAAGGCACTCTCGGGCGGCCAGCGCAGGCGTCTGGACGTGGCGCTCGGGGTGATCGGCGGCCCCGAACTGCTGCTCCTGGACGAACCGACGACCGGCTTCGACCCGGCTGCCCGCCGCCAGTTCTGGGACCTGATCCGGAAGCTGGCCGACGAGGGCACGACCATCCTGCTCACCACGCACTACCTGGAAGAGGCGGAAGCGCTGGCGCACCGGCTCGCGATCGTCGCGCGAGGCCGCGTCGTCGCGGAAGGCGAACCCGCCGCGCTCCGCGAACGCTTCGGCACCGAGGCGACCGTCGAGTGGACGGAGGCCGACGGCACCCCGCGCAGCGAGCGCACGGACACCCCCACCCGCACGGTCGCGGAGCTCACCCGCCGCTTCGACGGCGAGATACCCGGGCTGAGCGTGACCCGCCCGACCCTGGAGGACGTCTATCTCCGACTGACCGGACAGGAGAACGCGCGATGA
- a CDS encoding vitamin K epoxide reductase family protein, producing the protein MSKTTTVISIDQERAAGPRTVGGSRALALLLVITGAAGLLAAWVITIDKFKLLENPNFVPGCSLNPVVSCGNIMKSKQAAAFGFPNPMLGLVAYGIVICVGMSLLARATYPRWYWLTFNAGTLFGVGFCTWLQFQSLYRINSLCLWCSLAWVATIIMFWYVTSSNIRNDFLPAPRWLKSFFGEFTWVLPVVHIGIIGMLILTRWWDFWTS; encoded by the coding sequence ATGAGCAAGACGACGACAGTCATCTCCATCGACCAGGAACGTGCAGCCGGTCCCCGGACGGTCGGCGGCAGCCGTGCGCTCGCCCTGTTGCTGGTGATCACCGGTGCGGCCGGTCTGCTCGCCGCGTGGGTCATCACGATCGACAAGTTCAAGTTGCTGGAGAACCCGAACTTCGTGCCGGGGTGCAGCCTGAACCCGGTCGTCTCCTGCGGCAACATCATGAAGAGCAAGCAGGCCGCGGCCTTCGGGTTCCCCAACCCGATGCTCGGTCTCGTCGCGTACGGCATCGTGATCTGCGTCGGGATGAGCCTGCTCGCGCGGGCCACCTACCCGCGCTGGTACTGGCTGACCTTCAACGCCGGCACCCTCTTCGGCGTCGGATTCTGCACCTGGCTCCAGTTCCAGTCGCTGTACCGCATCAACTCGCTGTGCCTGTGGTGCTCGCTGGCCTGGGTCGCCACGATCATCATGTTCTGGTACGTGACCTCGTCGAACATCCGCAACGACTTCCTGCCCGCCCCGCGCTGGCTCAAGAGCTTCTTCGGCGAGTTCACCTGGGTCCTGCCCGTCGTGCACATCGGGATCATCGGGATGCTGATCCTGACCCGCTGGTGGGACTTCTGGACCAGCTGA
- the rpsD gene encoding 30S ribosomal protein S4, whose translation MANQSRPKVKKSRALGIALTPKAVKYFEARPYPPGEHGRGRKQNSDYKVRLLEKQRLRAQYDVSERQLVRAYERASKVQGKTGEALIIELERRLDALVLRSGIARTIYQARQMVVHGHIEVNGQKVDKPSFRVKPDDVVMVRERSRSKTLFEVSRAGGFAPDGETPRYLQVNLPALAFRLDREPNRKEIPVICDEQLVVEYYAR comes from the coding sequence GTGGCGAATCAGTCCCGCCCCAAGGTCAAGAAGTCGCGTGCCCTCGGCATCGCGCTGACCCCGAAGGCCGTCAAGTACTTCGAGGCCCGCCCCTACCCGCCGGGCGAGCACGGCCGCGGCCGCAAGCAGAACTCGGACTACAAGGTCCGTCTGCTCGAGAAGCAGCGTCTGCGCGCGCAGTACGACGTGTCCGAGCGCCAGCTCGTCCGCGCCTACGAGCGTGCCTCCAAGGTCCAGGGCAAGACCGGTGAGGCCCTGATCATCGAGCTTGAGCGTCGTCTCGACGCGCTGGTCCTGCGTTCGGGCATCGCCCGCACGATCTACCAGGCCCGCCAGATGGTCGTTCACGGCCACATCGAGGTCAACGGCCAGAAGGTCGACAAGCCGTCCTTCCGCGTCAAGCCCGACGACGTCGTGATGGTCCGCGAGCGCAGCCGCAGCAAGACGCTGTTCGAGGTCTCCCGCGCCGGTGGCTTCGCCCCCGACGGCGAGACCCCGCGCTACCTCCAGGTGAACCTCCCGGCCTTGGCGTTCCGCCTGGACCGCGAGCCGAACCGCAAGGAGATCCCGGTGATCTGCGACGAGCAGCTCGTCGTCGAGTACTACGCCCGCTGA